The genomic DNA aataagtATCTGTGCTCTTTTTATTAAAAGTACTGGCAGTGCTATATCCGTTCTGTGCTTGAATCAGGTATGGGCCTTTAAAAAGGGTGCTTCCTATGTAGGGCAGCTTTGAAACCTGTATTATTTGTGCCCTACTTGGCCTTGATTCAGGGCTGAGATGGAAAAACTCTTAGGATTGGTAGTGAGCTGCAACGTAGTGTGTTCCAAAATTCAGATGAtgataaaagaatattttcattggTAGGAGATGGCTGTGAAGAATGAAGTTGGCCTGATAAATAATCCTCTAAAGATTTCCTGGCTAGAGGGCCAGCCCCAGAATAATCCCAGCGCTGTCCCTTCTGACAGTGCTAGTCAGCCAAGGACTTCACAGGTAAGGCGAACACAGGCTGCTGTTACTTAAATCTGTTTCTATAGCAACCTAAATTTAACAGTGTGCTCCATACTTAGCGTAAAATACATTGATTCccagcagagctggaagagaagctGTTAGTGAAGGGCCTGACTTTCTAATGAGCCTTTTTATGATGAACCAGTGGCCTTTTTTTTAGTGACCTTTTACTTGAGTAGCAGCACACCGAGATGCAAGCTACCTGGATGAGTGGTTCTTTCCACAGTCTCTCTTCCAAGTGAAAAAGATGTTCCTTGCTCAGCCTGAAGCCTCTAATGCATCTCTTCTGTGTGTTTGCTCTAATACACTTTGACTCTCGGAATCCTGTGGCTGATAGCTGGTTGGAATGGGTCTCCTAGAAGGCTTGTTTAGAGAAGTTGGTTTACTCACTGAGGATGAGATTTCAACGCTGAGAGCAAATGTATGTTCTTAGGGTCtgtggaagggaaaagaaagcagtatCAAAACTAAACGTCCTAGTAAAGAGACCTTATTGTCTGTTTTAGGTCATCTTTGACAGTGTTATTAATGGCTTTGGTAGACACTTTGAGTGCAAGGTGATTGTTAATCCATCTGGAGCTGTTGCTGTCAGGTAGCAAATGTATTCCAAATGCAACATAGATGAAAGGCAATAATATCTAGAGGTTAAAACATAGAAAGCAGGTTTCTTCAGGCTCTGAGGCGTGCTGCAACAAATTGCTGGCTGTCAGTTACTGTCTGCTCCCATTGGCCCTTTGGAGTGGAAATTATGTTCATTTCTTTGAAGCATGTTAAATTCAGTGCTATAGAGCAAAGTGTAATACATTTTGTGCTCTGCATATTTTCTGAGCTATTTAGTGATATCTTGACTGTCTAAGAGGGAAGGTGTGAAGGAGCCTGAGTTCCTTTGTTGGTTGTTTTGGTTCCAGTTCAAACTTAATGTGacactcctttccctcccctcctttccctgtgGTATAAAAGTCAAAACTCAGATCTGATTGTTGCTGAGAAGAATCCTGCCTCATGCTCTGCAGGTGCCcttaatttgtgtgtgtgcatttagATGAGCCTTTTATGTGTTCACTACCTAAATATTTTTGGCAGCCTGTGAAGCTGTTTGACACATTTGGTGTCCCAGCTTTTTGCTAAGCACTTTAGTTACAGTAGATGCCTTTACACATCAGAATGCCTTGTTGCTGTCCCAGTTTTGGTTGGGGCTGGATGTTTTCACTTGGGATGGACGTTCTCTGAACAGCCTGGCCTTGAACAGCATCGTTTCCCAGAAATCCCTGGCAAAAAAACAGTTGTAACAGCATAGCCCAGTAGCcacaggaagcagagctgagtgGATCTTCATGCACAGTGTAGAACCATTGGGAGCCCTACAGACACTCCAGATTCATTGAGGTAGCTGGAGTGTTAGAAAACAACTGGAAAAGAAGCAGAATCCAGTCCAATGATTTTGAGTATTCCTCACTAGTAGAGACCAAGAACTGACTCTGAAGAGCTCATTCATATCTAAGGGGGTCAGTGGAACAACTGGAACTTGATGGTGGATTCTTGCCTCTGAAGGTTTGACTGTGAAAGCCCTGGCTTGTGACTGAGTTTGTCTTGGCTTGTTTCCGAAGCCAAAGCTTGTTTGTGTGCAGCAAACTGCAGCATCTGCCTGCTGTGAGGGATTAGCTTGATAGAGCAAcaagggaaagcagagaaaagtgaCCAATGGTGTTCATGCAGTGTGGAGGTAGAGAGTCAGTTCTGTCCAGCGCAGCCCTGTAATTCTTATGTTGGCTCTTAAAATGGTGAGGAGTTACAACCACAGATTTACATCCTTTCCCAAGAATCACACTTCTGATGCTCGTCTATCCTTTCAACTGCTTTTATGTGTAAGCATCTGCTGTTTCTTTGATTACATTATAGTCTTGCTGTCCAGCCTAAAACCTCCAGGCTACTctgattccttcctttcttaccCTTTCCTACCCCAGGGCCTCTCCCAAATCTTATTCCTGCTTCCACTAGGATGTTTCCAAAATCAGTAACTTGGTAATCACCTTTCTTGGCTGTACTTCTAGTTGACTAACCCTTTGTCCTCAGCTCTTCAGTTCCAGACTATCCGAACTGAAGTCTTTCAGATATCTTCCTTTTGGCAGTGCCCTGATCCACTCCCCACCTTCTCCTTTCATATCCAGTCTGGCTTCCCATCCATCAAGGCCCACATTCTCACTTTCAAGCTCTCCTTCAGCTCTGCATGGATCTCATTCTCTTTTAAGCTGCCCTTACTTCCTATTTGCTGCTTCCTCTGGATATTTCTGGCCGATTCCACCCCCTGTTCTTTCCCACTCTGTGCAAATGCAGCTGCCTCCCCACTTTCCTTCAGAAAACAGATGAAGAGGCACAATGTTCTCATGGCAACACGCTCACTACTCATCCACTTCAAAGCTGCGTGTACTCCCTGCCTGGGGTAGCTGGCCAGGAGCTGTGCACCACAGTCCTCAAATAACTGAgaggcacacacacactcaagccAGAGGAGCTCTGGAAGCAGTTCCCAGGTGAAATTGAGGCTGACTCCTGAAGGGTCCCACTGTGAGAAGACAATGTTTGCCCCTGCAGTCCTTGCTGGCTTGTTTCTTCCCACAGCCAAGGATATGCtcctggagagctgccagagctcagcggGAGAGTTATGCCTGAACTACAAGAGCTGTGGATTAGCCACTGTAACTCTAGATTAGCTGACAGCAATGACTGTGTGATTGCCATGCTGCAGCTCTGGGTGGTTCAGAGCACACCACAGCTGTATAATGCTGGGAAGACTTGTTGCTTGCTACTACGACAGCGTGAAGCACTCATTTCTGGGAAGGTCATCCTTGCACCTTTAGTAGTGGTATCTCCCTACCAGTGCTCCCCACTCGTTTTGGGCCATCTGTTCAGCCAAGTTGAAGTGCTGAGAAAAGCTTTTGGTCTGGCACTGTCTTGCATCTTTCCTAAGCTCCTTTGAGGCTGCAGCAAGTTTGGTTCATGTTATCTGCCTTTATAGCCTAATGTGAATTTAATAGGTTAAGGGCTGTCTGTAGCTTCTTGGGATGTCTCTGTGCATATTGCTGTTGCCTGTTTCCAAAGCTTATGCTTATCtatctgttgttgttttcttttgaggGGGGGGGAATATGGGGATTGTTTTTTAGAAGGGGTCCTGGTATCTAATTCGGGTATGTGAAAAGGTAAGACTTGAAGACCCAGTAGCTTCTGCAGTGTCATTTTAATCGCTCACCCCAACACTGCCCAAAGTGTTCTCAGCCTGTCAGAGCTCTTCCTGCCATCCAGCTTGCAGGTGAAGAACTGTGTTCATTTCAGCCCTGGGTCTTGATTCTTACCTGTATGTGCTCTCTCCTCCTCGGGGAGGATGATAGCATGCTAGCATCAATAGCCTTTTCCCAGCCCAGAAAACCAGAGCCATACTGTTTCTGCACCCTGCTTATAAAAACCTGAGGGACCATAGAGGACAGGCCTTGACCATTACAGATCAAGAGATCTGTGCTCTTGATGCTGGGGATTTTTTTGGCTTGCTACCAATGAAATGAGGCAACAAGACACTTCCAGTCACaaatacatttattcttttatatctGTACATCTGATAGATCAGCACATGCTTCAAGCAGCAGTATCTAGAGAAATTTCTTCTCCTGGTAGTAGGATAAATAAACTACTGTTGCTGTTTTTTGAGCCTTTATGGATGCTTACCTGTTTCCAGGCTGGGAGTGCCAGCTGCACTTGAATTAGGGGAAGAGAAAGccacaaggtgggggggggggaaggaggagtatCTTTGACTTTTGTAGTGGGAGAAAAAACACAATTTTCTGTCTCTTGACTCTTGCTATAGCTGTGGCTTTCAGATAGCAGCACTGCTGTCTCCTTGCAAGCTGCCTGGTTATCCACAAACGATGTACACTACATCCCTTTCTGTCCATGCTCCACACAGTCACAGCCACATCcccaaaataaatcttttgccAAACAAGGCCATTCTTCCATGAGGAGAAAATGCACAGTTAAGAATGGGAAATTCCCATTGTGGAGAATGGAAACTCACTTGTGAGGTTCCAGCAGACAGTGCTCTCATCTAGGTACGCAGCCTGACAGCTCTGCTCCAGAGGACTCTCTAAGCAAGGACAAGAACAGTCTGTGATGGGTCAGGCAAGAACAACAAAACAGGACACTCAGAACAGGGATACGGCAGTATCCTTCCTCCTGTTAGGACTAGAGAAACTGGCAATGTCAGTAGGTAAATGTGATACGTTAAATGGTAAATACCTTCAAATGGCATAATCTCTTGGATTCTGTTTCCTGAGGGTCTGCAGCACATCCTCAAGAAGTGATAGCCCCAAATCCACTTTGAAGGACAAGAAGGGATCAGACAGATCAGAAAGAGGTGTGCCATTCTGGGAACCTGTCTCTGAGGTCCCGCAGTCTGTAGCCTGGTCCTTGTGGAAGTGAGTTTGAGTGGCTTTATGGTATTGATGAGCAGCACCAGAAAAGGAGATGTCAGAGTGAGAATCTGTGTGATCAATGATGTTAGGGCAACTAGAACTGTCCAGGTACAGCCGGGGAGGCTTGGGAGGTGCTTGTGCCTTGGCTAGGTTTTGCTCACTCTGACATGACAGGTAATCAGACTTGTCCTTCAGATCCCTTAAGCATTCCCTCTTCTGGCACTGTCCGTCATTGTCGAGTGTGTGGCTGTTCTGATTCAAGATGATGACTTGGTTGCCCAGCTTTTTGTGTCTCCTGAGTGAGAAACGCCTGAAGAACGTTGTAGACTTAATGGACCCTCTCCGCCAGGTATCCATGCTGGTGAAAGGCAATGAAAGAAGGGAACTGCTGACTGCTCAACAGTCAGATGCTGGACTTCAGTTGCAGGATCGGCAGCAAGTCACACAGAACAGGAACaaccacttccttccttccttctgtagctagaaggaaaacaaagaggCTGGTATTGCAGGAAGTGCAAACTTCTTCACACTACATCCCTGTATTAGGGAGCAATTGGCATGTCATATATTAAGGAGTCTCTCTTCAGTAGAGAAGGAATGACAATGTTTGAGTTTACAGAATCTGTGTTGCAGAAACAAGCTGATGAAGAATAGCAGTAGCACACAGTCACCATGAGAACAGATTTAATCTAGCATCTAGAACAGAAGGGCACTTTGGTACCATGGTAACCAGCCACTTTTCATGGTGTAGGGCACAGTATAAAAATCTCAGTAGGTGGTTAGAAAGGGAGCCGGTGACTCAGTCACACTGAAGGAAACCAAAGGAATACAGACGAatggaaatttaaaaagcaacaaaatgaatGTGTAACTAGCGTTaggaaaatcaaatgcaaaataaagacttACTCTGTGTGGGAACAGCACCTGAGTCCAACAGAGGAGAAACTGCTGATGCACTCGGAGAGAATTGTGGCCACCACGTTCACCAATACGATGAGACGTTGGGAGAAGCAAGTCCAGGGACAGTTCGGCCAGGCTGGACCCAGAACACTAAAAATCCACAAtgcctctttctcttcatttgcCTCCTGTCACTGCTTCCCAGGCTGCAATTCCTTGTGCGTATGTATTTGTTTTGAGCCAAGCCCTTGCTGAGTCAGCCACGTCAGAAACTGGGTTTTACACTATTGGTAATTGCCAAGATTGCAGGAAGTAGGTGTATAGAGCAGCAAAGCATCAGCCCACACTCTGCCTGAGGAGAAGGCAAGCTCCCTCAGAGACATCCGGATTGCTTGAGAACCACCAACATGAATGTCGACTTGTAGCCGATCTTGAACAGACTGAGATTCTTCCCTTGGTGCTCTTCCTACTGTCACTTCTGATGGCTTGTTGTATCAGCAGGGCTCACAAAAGACACTGTTTTAGATTTAAATTCAGAGTGTGAAGTAGTGATTCAGGTTTGTATGGGTGACTCATCTGCATGAGTCTCATGTAGAATAATTCATTCAGCCAGGCAGATGACGGTAAATATCTGTGGTTAATGGACAGGAATATTGAAGAAACCTAGTTCTGCCACTGAAGACTGATACAATCTGGCTCTTTCTCAGACTCTATGAAAATCCATGCTGCACAATGCAGAAAGGTTATTTCATTCATGCAGTTCCTAAGATAGCAGTTATGGTGTAATAGTCTCTTAGTTTCCCAGTCTGAGTTTTCAATTTATTGTGGGCTTCTACTTTGTCCTCACAACTAGTCTCTCTGCAGCTGGAGGAACCACTTTGCTGGCATATGATAGCAAATTTGCACTTGCCTCACTTTCCTGCAGAATCTTATTTTGCTGTTCTAGTGGCTTTTCATCCCTTACATTTTCTAAATCATCATTAAATCTAGTTCCTAGAAAAatgaacatgatttttttctgttcatctttTGTCAAGATGCTTTTATTTCTACCCTGAAGTGTCAAGCAAATGAGATGGATGTTTCCAAGCATTGCAGTGCTTTGAGTATCTCAAAATTGGTAAGGCCACCTACTAATGCTAAGTTGCTTGTGAAAGCAGAGTGCCAAAAACACCACTTTGCTCTGAGAGAGCAGCTGTCATCTGCAGCCTACATTTATTAGTTAGAGGCTGCAGTCACCACTTAGCTGACGTGATAGTTGCTACTGCATACAGCGGTAACACTGCAAGAGCTTTTGAGAGCTAAAACACTCTTGTCTCAACAAGGCTTGGGAACACACCTAGTTTTCTTTGTACAGCCACTTCCATGACTATACCAGGGAAAGGTTTGATTTTTATGGTGTTAGCCTTTACAATGGATTCGTTGTAAACTAGAATTTGTGCACTGGTGTTATACTTGCAGAGCAAGCTTGTTATCCAGAGTTACCAACCACAGCAAGGCAAGCTATGCTTCCCCATCCAGCCTCGTTGAGAGCTGGTGGGAGTAGCTCCAGCAGCGAGACAGTAACTCAGGCTCGCTGTCTATCCCATTCTCTGTCTCACTGCTGCCATGGTCAAGAGTCAGTAATGCAGTTCATTAGGATGCTGGCTACCTTCTGCAGGCCGGGCAGCTTTCACACCTTACTGATTTCCCTGGGATCCTATTGCTGTGAACCACCTCCTTGAATGGAAAATGCATGTTGTGAGTGTGATTTATGGAGAGGGAGACTGTAGGGAGTCAGGGTCTGGGCTATGTACTATCCTTTTCAGTTCATATTTGTTTTCTGCCCTAGAGATCAGTGGTCTCAGAGCGAGACTATGAGAGCCTGGTGATGATGCGGATGCgccaagcagcagagagacagCAGCTGATTGAACAGCTCAAGCGGGAAGATGAGGAAGAGTCTCACACTTAGGATGAGAGAGTATGGATTCCCCCAACCCattgttcttcatttaaaaagctgttttcttaaaTTAAGTCAATAAACCtccttttttaaaactgttgtAGGAATGCAAACTGCCATTGACTGCAGCCCTTATCCCTTtcccacagaagggaaaaaatggttgCACAGGCTTCTGAGTACCTCATCAGCCTGTGTACTTAGAGTAGCTGCTTAGTCACAGGATCTGAGAGGTGCTGTCAGAACAAACCCCAAACTCCTCAAAGCTTGAAGCTTCTTCATTCCTGAAAGCTTGTTCAGGAGCTGCAGATCCAGAAGGTTTCAACAACAACAGTTCAGAACAGCCCATGGAAAGATATCAGTCTCtttagagaaatgttttattagTGTTACCTCTACAGCAGGATCAATACACACAGTCCCAAACAATCCAGCATTGCAACTGCTGCTGTTAAGATTACGCAGCCCATGCCTGAAATGTTCACTGGACCTTCCTGTGCTGCTCTAAGGCTATTTCAGCAACCAGGTGTTATGCTTGAATAGCAGTCTTGGGACTGAAAGTCTGCTAACCAGTTTCATTTGGGAGAGAAACTGGCCTCGCTGCCAAGTGAAGGGATTCTCAAAGAGCAGTGTGCAGGTTTAGCAGCCACCGCTTTGGTTTCAAGAGATGAGTGAGTATGCCATCTGCGCTTGgcctcccctcccagccccctcccccaaGGACGGGGTGGTGGCATGCTCTGAACCCTCACAGCTCAGCACGTACCCCTCTGGGGCAGTCCTAAGGAAGAGACAGATAAGTCTGTTATTTGAGCTCCCTCCGATGCACACTAAATAGAGGATGCTTAAAATGTAAAAGGATAGTATTTGCCAGACTGCCATTCGGATGAATGCATAGTTAGAGCAATCTGTTCTCGGTGTATGATTTACCCTTAGTCCGGACTGGGCATACCATCCTCCCCCAAGGCCTTGTGCAATGGCAGGGATGGTAAGCTTCCATTAGGTGAATTTttgcctccccaccaccaccacccacccacccacacaagTGCCTGGAGTCTGGGACAGAAAGGAATTACTCAAGGGGAAAAGCTTGCTGTCAGTCCTGTGCAAGATGATCCACAGCAGGGTCTTGTCCAGGTGGAATGCAGAAGTCTTCCTTGCTATTCCTTGTGGAGGCACCACACCAGTGTCTGGCCCACGCCTGTCATGCTGACCACCCGGTAACCACGGTTCTCCAGCTTGTCCAAGACTATCCGAGGTGCATCATTCACATAGTactcccagctgcaagcagacaAGAGGGGAAGAAGTAAGATGAGGTGGAAAAGGCTTCAGGAGGAGACAAGGGCTTCCTTGTGGAAATGACGGCCTCTGGCATCACTAATAAACCAGTATAAGACACTGCAATGACCACACCTGGCATACAACCTGCGTGCTGCAATGTCTTGGTTGACTAGATGGCAGAGGCCCAAACCCACAGCTTTCAAaccaagaaggagaaaggctgtcAAGAATGAAATGGTCAGCTAAAATTTAAGGGTGATTTGGGAACTGGTTGTCCAAAGCCACATGGTGGTTAGTTAACTGGACTGCAGCTGAGGGAGTTCACAAGTATGTGTGGTTGGGAATTCatggaaaaagaggaaactgTCTGCAAAGCAAGGAGGAAAGCAGGGCAGAGGCTTCAAACACAGCATCTTAGGCAACTGCAGCACAGGAACAGCCTGAGCTTTTCCTTGAGTTTCTCTGTTACTGGGAAATTGCAGATCTGAGAGCTCACAGGGCCTGAGAGCTTCCTGTTATCAGACCATGTTTGTTGCTGCTTACACCCAGGCCCTAGTTTACCTGGCTGGACCATtttggaaatggagaaaaaaaaggaggggggaagagatTCAAATGTTtctaaggaatgaaaaaaaaaacaatatttgcCTACATCAGAGCATCTCTGTGAGTCAGGTGGTGTTTTTGTGAGCCTGTGCTTGAAATTTGgggtttggaaaaaaatgctgccTTCAGCCAAGTACTAAGCCTTTGAAAAACCAGAAATCATGTGTGCTCAACAAACAGCTGCCAAATAAGGTGGAGCACTGACTCCTCTCTACCCAGACAGTTCAAAGCAGTCGCACACTGTGAATGTCTAAGAATTGACGCATGGGAtctctctccagctcttccttctctgaaGTTTCCAACAGCTCTGTGAATGCTGGAGCAAAAACACCTAATCCTGGAGGCTGCTTCTCCACTGAAGACCTGAGGGCTGCAAGACTGCTTCCACTGTAAAGAAAACAGCCAGTGACTGTGGAGTAGAAGACTAACACAATGCAGACACAAAATGGGTTGAATTAGGTTGGGGAGGAGCAGACCTGAAATGGCAAGCATAACCCTGAGTGCTGGATTTGGCAGCCTTAATGGCCTTTTAATATAGTCTTTCTGGATACAGCATTTATTCAAACAGATAGGGTAAGCTTCATAATTGTTGAGCTCTTAGATGACTCACAGCACCAGATAAGCTGATAATGATGGGATACAGGATCATTGGTGATGTAGTTTGGGCATCGTAACAGTGACTCTTCTGACTTTGCTACAAATAGCAATAGAAAAAGACCCCCCAAAACATTTCCAGACAAAGTTGCTCTTGCTAAGATTGCAAAATATTAATGGAGCGGTGAGTACTTTTAAAGCATGAAATAATGCTAAGAtgtgaaagttgttttttttttcttaagacagACTATACTTTGCTATAATTATGGATGTGATGTAAAGATAATATGTATTATTACAAGTGGCTTTAAACTTAA from Struthio camelus isolate bStrCam1 chromosome 5, bStrCam1.hap1, whole genome shotgun sequence includes the following:
- the C5H15orf62 gene encoding uncharacterized protein C15orf62 homolog, mitochondrial, which encodes MDTWRRGSIKSTTFFRRFSLRRHKKLGNQVIILNQNSHTLDNDGQCQKRECLRDLKDKSDYLSCQSEQNLAKAQAPPKPPRLYLDSSSCPNIIDHTDSHSDISFSGAAHQYHKATQTHFHKDQATDCGTSETGSQNGTPLSDLSDPFLSFKVDLGLSLLEDVLQTLRKQNPRDYAI